In one window of Plasmodium cynomolgi strain B DNA, chromosome 13, whole genome shotgun sequence DNA:
- a CDS encoding hypothetical protein (putative), translating to MILPYHNDMSVNLDKINLKNAKGKNKLSEKKIQEIKKQIKKKKIFQLTILLVVISIVVILATCVFSYILETSQKNLQINSEILLNKNNAAKNAEIVELKSYINFSTHIMSYTLFNNSNKMKSSPAATHSKKTADKLGSLTSHLFYDNPSSTSDGIYTYGNAGGDGKADHFDSPVHLTQHHYDINDIHEVINGTDGEIAKHGGGEINLSNRTDGEGEHRHPQMKDLSESFRSSGVENADNAVGGEIAKHEGEAKAGLPKEQASGGHPFGEVHLDGENTNEPSGDPLASEKELVQENVKNFIKNHNMPNNVEQAKISNVIVNEEKPINSQNLMAENNGAASDTQEVEINNAPNENDIHNHEEKLKHKKYTSKAEGSEGDNNNTERKFISSKLNKKKQNTI from the exons ATGATACTGCCATACCATAACGATATGTCGGTCAATCTagacaaaattaatttaaaaaacgcaaaggggaaaaataaactgagcgaaaaaaagatacaagaaataaaaaaacagataaagaaaaagaaaattttccaacTCACCATTCTCCTGGTAGTCATATCGATTGTTGTCATTTTGGCTACCTGTGTATTCTCGTATATCCTTGAAACGTCACAGAAAAATCTCCAAATAAACtcagaaattttattaaacaaaaataatgctgCGAAGAATGCCGAAATTGTGGAACTGAAATCCTACATTAAC TTCTCTACACacataat GTCATACACTTTATTTAACAAttcgaacaaaatgaaatcaaGTCCTGCTGCTACGCATAGTAAGAAGACGGCAGATAAGTTGGGAAGTCTTACTTCACACCTGTTTTATGATAACCCTTCATCTACCTCCGATGGAATTTATACTTATGGAAATGCTGGAGGAGATGGAAAAGCTGACCATTTTGACAGCCCTGTTCATCTAACTCAACACCATTATGATATTAATGATATTCACGAGGTAATCAATGGCACCGATGGGGAGATCGCTAAgcatggggggggagaaattaATCTCTCCAATCGCACAGATGGGGAAGGAGAACACCGCCATCCCCAAATGAAAGACTTGAGTGAATCGTTTCGATCGAGTGGTGTAGAAAATGCGGACAACGCTGTAGGAGGGGAGATCGCTAAGCATGAAGGGGAGGCTAAAGCGGGGTTACCGAAGGAGCAGGCAAGTGGTGGTCATCCCTTTGGGGAGGTACACCTGGATGGTGAAAATACCAACGAACCGAGTGGAGACCCACTCGCAAGCGAAAAAGAACTGGTGcaagaaaatgtgaaaaattttataaaaaatcacAACATGCCGAATAACGTGGAGCAGGCAAAAATAAGTAACGTAATCGTCAATGAAGAGAAACCCATAAACTCACAAAATCTCATGGCAGAAAATAACGGCGCCGCGAGTGACACGCAGGAAGTGGAGATAAACAACGCGCCCAATGAAAATGACATACATAATCACGAGGAAAAGCTGAAACATAAGAAGTATACTTCCAAAGCGGAGGGCAGTGAAGGGGACAACAACAACACAGAGAGAAAATTTATCAGTAGCAAACTcaacaaaaagaaacaaaacacGATTTGA
- a CDS encoding hypothetical protein (putative): MTERGKSAKRFIQEGERAGEEKRAKGDDLLDGGEDDLLGGGEDDQPSDRGNDQPSDRGEQFDEIAAAASLEGVGPPTQTQAHQTDGTRKSPEKAQAVPNEEIKKYIEKRIPNVSRNLQVDVCVAIPSSIINNRSDVIKSYLTSYLARIFTVFSVSKVYIYDDQMANERCEQQLNSGNSTHGTAHPHKTHEGDQNYHIDRVGSKHQGKRPSSHSSSQEGEGEKSTPQYSYLCQYLHYNLQYLETPQYLRKHLFPITHFLKHSGIMNPVDAPHHLRSDEWLPFREGVVIKKKSNGVIVDVGLFAHAHIENVTHVDIGTRVTVLFHPNSFLLFQRRNGNALFSGKLINPSTPKLYNLYWGYSVELLKRLSDVFDLGVDYIVGTSERGHCMGDAADAIRGVSSILIVFGNKQGLEDLLIKEREERKKKSYAVEKRSKVLNKMLKKFHLFVNTCPHQTSRTIRTEEAIAITLSLFHNILV, from the exons ATGACGGAGAGGGGAAAGAGTGCGAAGAGGTTTATTCAGGAGGGGGAAAGGgcgggggaggagaagcgcgCCAAGGGAGATGACCTCCTTGACGGTGGGGAGGATGATCTGCTTGGCGGTGGGGAGGATGATCAGCCCAGTGATAGGGGGAATGATCAGCCAAGTGATAGGGGGGAGCAGTTTGACGAGATAGCAGCCGCCGCTTCACTCGAGGGGGTCGGCCCCCCGACCCAGACGCAAGCCCACCAAACAGATGGCACGAGGAAGAGCCCAGAAAAGGCACAAGCGGTACccaatgaagaaataaagaagTACATAGAGAAAAGAATACCAAACGTTAGCAGAAATTTACAAGTAGACGTATGTGTAGCCATACCCTCCTCCATTATAAACAACAGGAGCGACGTAATAAAGTCCTATTTGACGAGCTACTTGGCGAGAATATTCACCGTTTTTTCCGTCTCCaaggtgtacatatatgaCGACCAAATGGCCAACGAGCGGTGTGAGCAGCAGTTGAATAGTGGGAACTCCACCCATGGTACTGCCCATCCGCACAAGACGCACGAGGGGGACCAAAACTACCACATCGATAGGGTTGGCAGTAAGCACCAAGGAAAGAGACCAAGCAGTCACTCATCTTCacaggaaggagaaggagaaaaatcaaCCCCCCAATATTCCTACTTGTGTCAGTACCTACACTACAACTTACAGTATTTGGAGACACCACAATATTTGAGAAAGCACCTTTTCCCTAtaactcattttttaaagcactCAGGAATAATGAATCCTGTGGATGCACCCCACCACTTGAGAAGCGATGAGTGGCTTCCTTTTCGAGAAGGGGTTGTAATAAAGAAGAAGTCAAATGGAGTCATTGTGGACGTTGGGTTGTTTGCTCATGCACATATAGAAAATGTAACCCATGTGGATATTGGGACGAGAGTTACCGTCCTGTTTCATCCCAACTCGTTTCTCCTATTTCAGAGGAGAAATGGAAATGCTTTATTTTCAGGAAAATTAATTAACCCCAGTACTCCAAAGCTGTACAATTTGTATTGGGGGTACTCCGTCGAACTGCTAAAACGGCTGAGCGATGTTTTTGACCTCGGCGTAGACTACATCGTGGGCACCTCCGAGCGGGGGCACTGCATGGGCGACGCGGCCGACGCGATCAGAGGAGTCAG CTCCATCCTCATCGTGTTCGGAAACAAGCAGGGGCTGGAAGACCTGCTCATCAAGGAGCGCGaagagcggaaaaaaaaaagctacgcCGTGGAGAAGAGGAGCAAAgttttgaacaaaatgttGAAGAAATTCCACCTATTCGTTAACACGTGCCCCCACCAGACCTCCAGGACAATACGGACGGAAGAGGCCATAGCGATAACGTTGTCGCTGTTTCATAACATTCTCGTGTAG
- a CDS encoding hypothetical protein (putative) yields MEKRGRAAKRSPQTELNEIDLELFGEEELEILQRGHGSNDEDLQREENLEDSELLAVNQEDFIILEGASSNESATSGASNEGNSDSDVQLVQEEAAPKEGTPQRKDGASQRQDETSKRKDGTSQRKGNAKQKAHSDEDKTNRKKKKTLEDEEEQENQLSSENVSNFIQMRNKNIKKKIEENKLITHMLCWVSHLQFLNDTCNNKLAQALIYSVYVNYQKGKDSKLYKDPIYLFMFIKSTFELIIDGKSWVSGDQHVMRNHRGSILFRLLRCLNIPSRICLTLPSLRTEVDAGQDKWLLKKCRGEYHSDFSRSIFYRQFVNSVSEGSNDEDNVASCADGSAQGSRDVGSAQGSRDGGGAQGNRDVGSAQDSRDDDVILIDREEFLQSGMNSYTSSSKQGDKANSGKGSRKVVKDETAQFNIFSECYSSSFNKWVSFFFCFNVYYFNFVNFSKYDSSVAHEDKAFHILLPLPKNPEEIKTFRTQRRASALGGFARSLFMRRGGRSSKRGNEVGSEVNSQNGSEIDSEGEHGRVRGCERGCERGSERGSDTSSLRDGERKAAPGTPEASRGESCTLSRSRSNPQCSAHTGWGRLPIDGLHTGEKQKEGCPGTLERKSLPLGGPIPGGKSIPSVKDNLASSKFQILSEDHGGKMYIERDNKFFIVDKKSKRVIRIAYLETPSQGSCPPESTHQKRVHPESTHPESTHPESTHPESTHPERVHPESTHPQRAYREGKKSPVGGNRTKAGREPPLYDFELEEENSEIVDSLANIYSSGGKRNLLLNQIRELRVANSKLRGDASGASMGGEVRDYGEITYDKMANPVKASSLEGKYIKVFINSNVYKFLYNLDHYNLYMCINRYGIVRDVSVRHKLRYSGGGSGQRGGQGSIQGSCHRGGQRNRGNSSNAIIKGDSHCNAVRNHFRRIAYQINKQKYNDFEKALDKLDDEYLYNLYVTNMIPTEKTDFIKSSYYILRSMLKKNQVIYPNAPVGLFKGENVYLKENFYNLVRREYLENKHYYISDVEKPLSYEWDEYSKVKVPLYAQFQLRRRTEAAVSRRGETDLESSTNIASSGNNNGSSNGDRNGDRNGGPNGGRSGGRAEEACPLGEEENFDYIYSRKDKLHVLKTKLFAHLKASNIIELNAEDVCICNVKLKYVIKHLRGVIPYKIVYNNSYFFNKFRKRPNVPTDADKIIIKKKHMPQFKNLYIPQKQIQDEFLLSDKTKQIKNLWKVLFKSILYEQVNKKAIQDRARARAIYRMKEFNTDVDRYFQI; encoded by the exons atggagaaacgCGGGAGAGCGGCAAAGAGGTCGCCGCAGACTGAGCTTAACGAAATTGACCTGGAATTGTTCGGCGAGGAGGAGTTGGAGATCCTGCAAAGGGGACATGGATCCAACGATGAGGATCTCCAAAGAGAGGAGAACCTTGAGGACAGCGAATTGTTAGCAGTGAACCAGGAAGACTTTATTATCTTAGAAGGTGCCAGCAGCAATGAGAGCGCCACGAGTGGTGCAAGTAACGAGGGGAACTCCGACTCGGATGTGCAGCTCGTCCAGGAAGAGGCCGCGCCCAAGGAGGGAACACCCCAGCGGAAGGACGGGGCATCCCAGCGGCAGGACGAAACATCCAAGCGGAAGGACGGGACATCACAGCGGAAAGGTAACGCCAAACAAAAGGCCCACTCCGATGAGGATAAAACAAatcgaaagaaaaagaagaccCTGGAGGATGAAGAGGAGCAGGAAAATCAGCTGTCTAGCGAAAACGTATCGAATTTCATTCAAatgaggaataaaaatataaaaaaaaaaattgaagaaaataaattaatcaCACATATGCTCTGTTGGGTAAGTCATCTCCAATTTTTAAACGACACATGTAACAACAAATTGGCCCAAGCTTTAATATACTCTGTATATGTGAAttaccaaaaggggaaggacaGCAAGCTGTACAAGGATCCAATCTACCTGTTCATGTTTATAAAAAGCACATTCGAACTCATCATCGATGGGAAGTCTTGGGTTTCTGGAGATCAACATGTCATGAGGAACCATCGTGGCTCCATCCTCTTTCGCTTGCTCAG ATGCCTAAATATCCCAAGCCGTATTTGTTTAACGCTGCCCAGTTTAAGAACCGAAGTTGATGCTGGACAGGATAAGTGGCTGTTGAAAAAGTGCAGAGGGGAATACCACTCTGATTTTAGTAGAAGTATTTTTTATCGCCAGTTTGTGAATTCGGTCAGTGAGGGGAGTAATGACGAGGACAACGTGGCTAGCTGCGCTGATGGAAGTGCACAGGGCAGCCGCGATGTTGGAAGTGCACAGGGCAGCCGCGATGGTGGCGGTGCACAGGGCAACCGCGATGTTGGAAGTGCACAGGACAGCCGCGATGACGATGTGATACTTATCGACAGGGAGGAGTTTCTTCAAAGCGGGATGAACAGTTACACTAGCTCATCCAAGCAAGGGGACAAGGCAAATAGTGGAAAAGGCTCCCGAAAAGTCGTGAAAGACGAAACGGCCCAATTCAATATCTTCTCCGAATGCTACTCGAGCAGTTTCAACAAGTGGgtgtccttcttcttttgctttaACGTTTACTATTTTAACTTcgttaatttttccaaatatgATAGCTCTGTTGCGCACGAAGATAAGGCCTTTCATATTTTGCTGCCTCTTCCGAAGAACCCGGAAGAGATAAAAACGTTCAGGACGCAGCGCAGGGCCAGTGCCCTGGGCGGCTTTGCGCGCTCGCTCTTCatgcgcaggggggggagaagcagtaAAAGGGGCAACGAAGTGGGCAGCGAAGTGAACAGCCAAAACGGCAGCGAAATCGACAGCGAAGGTGAGCATGGCAGAGTACGTGGCTGCGAACGTGGCTGCGAACGTGGGAGCGAACGTGGGAGCGACACTTCCTCCCTGCGAGACGGCGAAAGGAAGGCAGCCCCGGGAACCCCTGAAGCGTCCCGAGGGGAATCTTGCACGCTGAGCAGAAGTAGAAGTAACCCCCAGTGCAGTGCCCACACAGGATGGGGAAGACTTCCAATAGATGGTCTACACACTGgagagaagcagaaggagggCTGTCCGGGCACCCTAGAAAGAAAGAGCTTACCCTTGGGAGGACCCATCCCCGGGGGAAAAAGCATCCCGTCAGTGAAAGATAACTTGGCTAGCTcgaaatttcaaattttgagCGAAGATCATGGGGGGAAGATGTACATCGAGAGGgacaacaaattttttatagttGACAAGAAGAGCAAGCGGGTGATTCGGATTGCCTACCTGGAGACGCCGTCGCAGGGGAGTTGCCCTCCAGAGAGCACCCACCAAAAGAGAGTCCATCCAGAGAGCACCCATCCAGAGAGCACCCATCCAGAGAGCACCCATCCAGAGAGCACCCATCCAGAGAGAGTCCATCCAGAGAGCACCCACCCACAGAGAGCCTatcgagaaggaaaaaaatcaccagTGGGAGGTAATCGGACGAAGGCGGGACGGGAACCCCCCCTGTACGACTTCGAgctggaagaagaaaacagcGAGATAGTGGACTCGCTAGCGAACATATACAGCTCTGGGGGGAAGCGTAATTTGCTGCTAAATCAGATCAGGGAGTTGCGTGTAGCCAACAGCAAGTTACGAGGTGATGCCAGCGGTGCCAgcatggggggggaggtgagAGACTACGGAGAGATCACCTATGATAAGATGGCCAACCCTGTGAAGGCATCCTCACTCGAGGGGAAATACATAAAGGTATTCATAAACAGCAACGTATATAAATTCTTGTACAACCTGGATCATTACAATTTGTACATGTGTATTAACCGGTACGGCATCGTGCGTGATGTGAGTGTGCGCCATAAGCTGAGGTACAGCGGTGGGGGGAGTGGTCAGCGAGGTGGTCAGGGAAGCATCCAGGGAAGCTGCCATCGAGGTGGCCAGCGAAACCGAGGAAACAGCAGCAATGCCATCATCAAGGGAGACAGTCACTGCAACGCTGTGAGGAACCACTTCCGACGAATTGCCTACCAAATtaacaaacaaaaatataatgatttTGAAAAAGCACTGGACAAATTAGACGATGAATATTTGTACAATCTGTATGTGACGAATATGATACCGACGGAGAAAACTGATTTTATCAAGTCCAGTTATTATATCTTAAGATCCATGTTGAAAAAGAATCAGGTGATTTATCCGAATGCCCCCGTTGGGTTGTTCAAGGGAGAAAATGTGTACTTGAAGGAAAACTTTTATAACTTAGTGAGGAGAGAGTACCTGGAAAATAAACACTACTACATTAGCGATGTGGAGAAGCCGCTAAGCTATGAGTGGGATGAGTACAGCAAGGTGAAGGTGCCGCTGTATGCGCAGTTTCAGCTGAGGAGACGCACAGAGGCGGCGGTGAGCAGGAGGGGAGAGACCGACCTAGAAAGCAGCACGAACATTGCGAGCAGTGGGAACAACAATGGGAGTAGCAATGGCGATCGGAATGGCGATCGAAATGGCGGTCCAAATGGCGGTCGCAGTGGCGGTCGCGCGGAAGAAGCGTGCCCCCtcggggaggaagaaaacttCGACTACATTTACAGCAGGAAAGATAAACTGCACGTACTCAAAACGAAGCTGTTTGCACACCTGAAGGCGAGCAACATCATCGAGCTGAACGCCGAAGACGTGTGCATCTGTAACGTCAAACTGAAGTACGTCATTAAACACTTACGGGGAGTCATCCCATACAAAATTGTCTATAACAACTCgtacttttttaataaatttcgTAAAAGGCCAAATGTACCAACGGATGCtgacaaaattataattaaaaaaaaacatatgccACAGTTTAAAAATCTGTACATACCACAAAAACAAATACAGGACGAATTCTTACTAAGTGATAAAACGAAGCAAATCAAAAACCTGTGGAAGGTACTCTTCAAGAGTATCCTGTACGAGCAGGTGAACAAGAAGGCGATTCAGGACAGGGCTCGCGCCAGGGCCATTTACAGGATGAAGGAATTCAACACGGACGTCGACCGGTACTTTCAAATTTGA
- a CDS encoding protein-L-isoaspartate O-methyltransferase beta-aspartate methyltransferase (putative), producing the protein MYTLAENSHKSLIDSLKDRGIIDDDDVYETMLQVDRGKYIKEKPYVDTPVYISHGVTISSPHMHALSLKRLMGVLKPGSRAIDVGSGSGYLTVCMAIRTKVLENKDSFVIGLERVKDVANFSIENIKRDKPELLHLDNFKIIHKNIYQVSEQEKEELGLFDAIHVGASASELPEILIDLLAENGKLIIPLDEGYTQVLYEITKNNGKIVKDRLFDVCFVTLKKN; encoded by the exons ATGTACACGCTTGCAGAAAACAGCCACAAGAGTTTAATCGACAGTCTTAAGGACAGAGGCATAATTGACGATGACGACGTGTACGAAACGATGCTACAG GTGGACAGAGGGAAGTACATAAAGGAGAAACCCTACGTGGACACGCCCGTCTACATCAGCCATGGGGTCACCATATCCTCCCCGCACATGCACGCCCTGTCCCTGAAGCGCCTGATGGGTGTGTTGAAGCCGGGGTCCCGGGCCATCGACGTGG GGTCCGGGTCGGGCTACCTAACCGTGTGCATGGCGATAAGAACGAAGGTACTGGAGAACAAGGACTCCTTCGTGATAGGACTCGAGAGAGTAAAAGACGTAGCAAACTTTTccatagaaaatataaaaagagacAAACCAGAATTACTTCACcttgataattttaaaattattcacaaaaatatatatcaagTGAGTGaacaggagaaggaggagttAGGGTTGTTCGATGCCATTCATGTGGGAGCATCTGCAAGTGAGTTGCCAGAAATTTTAATCGACTTGCTGGCGGAGAATGGGAAGCTTATCATCCCACTCGATGAGGGATACACGCAGGTTTTATatgaaattacaaaaaacaATGGGAAAATAGTAAAGGATAGGCTCTTCGACGTTTGCTTCGTGACTTTGAAAAAGAATTAG